The Stenotrophomonas maltophilia genome includes a region encoding these proteins:
- a CDS encoding conjugal transfer protein TraD yields MATRSIQEQITAATERLAKLKAREMLAEQRSKAKTRASERKADAHRKILLGGAVIAAGADALDEAELVGLLLAYRDRIEKPENAQQRDGMRTRGRIYLAEREASRARKR; encoded by the coding sequence ATGGCAACACGCTCTATACAAGAACAAATAACCGCCGCCACTGAGCGTCTCGCAAAATTGAAAGCACGGGAGATGCTGGCCGAGCAAAGATCAAAAGCAAAGACAAGAGCGAGCGAACGCAAAGCAGACGCGCACCGCAAGATTCTCCTGGGCGGCGCGGTCATCGCTGCGGGGGCTGATGCATTGGATGAGGCCGAGCTTGTTGGCCTACTACTTGCGTATCGAGATCGCATTGAAAAACCGGAAAACGCTCAACAAAGAGATGGAATGCGCACACGCGGGCGCATTTATCTAGCGGAGCGAGAAGCGTCCCGTGCAAGGAAGCGCTGA
- a CDS encoding MobA/MobL family protein, with protein sequence MAIYHATVKAFSRGKGHSSTAAAAYRAGIVINDELTGIKHDYTRRSGVASVDMLAPQNAPEWARDPVACFNRSEMAETRLNARTARELEVALPAELNEAQRRALACDLGQMLVDRYQVAVLVAVHEPDKKGDERNHHVHLLMTPRQIGPDGLGERACAEFDARGGAGPEAIRILREAVADRINSHLERAQVAERVDHRSLAKQAHAAEADGYIGFAAMLAREATQHEGKAATAMRRRGEDSERATVNNQIQNANRIELRDYLERLEQEGRVMATPRSHTQEAAQRERLAAVGKEERQPHLGQVALAPPRARKRPASVEQRAARVGSAASRFPPSLKPVLMKAARRLRSKIANKQADEAMARYDAEIEQLEMEARRVWLEDIDAAVRQSLSTVAKLFDMSSRAGAYPHRASYRNDMRELHSSLKQVARDATRWERRLQAEVKANISLTEAQMKLVTWERKNPKPSLWSGSRRDWAQRRRSGEERIERRRTRHDAARLATGPEAQVKYAAQAATSVEALDRLAASMLKRYPITADTAQPHKSQCSGTTPTRTLTEQLNDSELEKKDQRRCRGPRV encoded by the coding sequence ATGGCCATTTATCACGCCACCGTCAAAGCCTTTTCGCGCGGCAAGGGTCATTCCTCTACTGCCGCTGCGGCGTATCGTGCGGGCATTGTGATTAATGACGAATTGACCGGTATCAAACACGACTACACAAGGCGCAGTGGCGTTGCCTCGGTTGATATGTTGGCCCCGCAAAATGCCCCCGAATGGGCGCGAGATCCGGTCGCCTGTTTCAATCGCTCGGAAATGGCCGAGACCCGGCTAAACGCCAGGACGGCGCGAGAGCTTGAAGTTGCTCTGCCTGCAGAACTGAACGAAGCGCAGCGTCGTGCGCTCGCGTGCGACTTGGGTCAGATGTTGGTTGACCGCTATCAGGTTGCGGTGCTTGTTGCAGTCCATGAGCCCGATAAGAAAGGGGATGAGCGCAATCACCATGTGCATCTCCTTATGACGCCTCGTCAGATCGGTCCTGATGGCCTGGGTGAACGTGCATGTGCTGAATTTGATGCGCGTGGTGGCGCAGGACCGGAGGCTATCCGCATTCTTCGTGAGGCGGTGGCTGACCGTATCAATTCGCATCTGGAACGAGCACAGGTCGCTGAACGTGTTGATCATCGCAGCCTAGCTAAGCAAGCACATGCCGCCGAAGCTGATGGCTATATCGGGTTCGCAGCCATGCTGGCTCGCGAAGCCACCCAGCACGAGGGTAAGGCAGCAACCGCGATGCGTAGGAGGGGTGAAGATAGCGAGCGGGCCACGGTAAATAACCAGATCCAAAACGCCAATCGCATTGAACTGCGTGACTACCTGGAACGCTTGGAGCAAGAGGGAAGGGTGATGGCGACGCCACGCTCCCATACGCAAGAAGCAGCTCAACGTGAGCGGCTTGCAGCTGTTGGCAAAGAAGAGCGGCAACCGCACCTCGGGCAGGTCGCGCTGGCGCCGCCACGAGCACGAAAAAGGCCAGCATCAGTAGAGCAGCGAGCTGCACGAGTGGGGTCTGCCGCATCGCGCTTTCCGCCAAGTCTCAAGCCAGTATTGATGAAGGCGGCTAGGCGTCTTCGTAGCAAGATTGCGAACAAGCAAGCAGACGAGGCCATGGCTCGTTACGACGCTGAAATAGAGCAGCTGGAGATGGAAGCGAGACGGGTTTGGCTGGAGGATATAGATGCTGCCGTTCGGCAAAGTCTTTCGACGGTCGCCAAGCTCTTTGACATGTCGAGCAGGGCGGGCGCCTACCCCCACAGGGCGTCATATCGAAACGATATGCGCGAGCTTCACAGTTCATTGAAGCAGGTGGCTCGTGACGCCACTCGATGGGAGCGCAGGCTACAAGCCGAAGTTAAGGCAAACATTTCACTCACGGAAGCCCAAATGAAATTGGTGACATGGGAGAGGAAAAATCCCAAGCCGTCGCTCTGGAGCGGTAGCAGGCGCGATTGGGCGCAGCGGCGTCGGAGTGGCGAAGAGCGCATTGAGCGGCGCAGGACGCGGCACGATGCTGCGCGTCTAGCTACAGGCCCGGAAGCACAGGTGAAGTATGCGGCGCAGGCAGCTACGAGTGTAGAAGCTTTGGATAGGCTCGCAGCATCAATGCTGAAGCGCTATCCAATCACTGCTGATACAGCACAGCCGCACAAATCGCAGTGTTCTGGAACTACCCCAACGCGCACGCTTACGGAACAACTGAACGATAGCGAGTTGGAGAAAAAGGACCAAAGAAGATGTCGCGGACCTCGCGTTTGA
- a CDS encoding SOS response-associated peptidase family protein encodes MCYSAQITAAYQKLVRMTGATLSLQEFAALYAHDPGKKRPKTPKAMDDAFRTGVSPAELAVWAEVEQWNRAEATILEQELFANRKRLSDAERALQVKETKKAREDVRIAGNKIERAKARLADLQRVEPKNRDSRIFPGVYAPVIVSEAGKLVIKPMRYQCRLAGKPANYDQRFPGTYNARRDSLEKFWAPAFGHTHGLMVVDTFYENVEGPDGKNQVVQFTPRTGEPMLVACLWSHWKDPAGKEPDLLSFAAITDDPEPEVAAAGHDRTIINIKPEHVDAWLNPDPADLASLYRIFDDKRHPFYEHRLAA; translated from the coding sequence ATGTGCTATTCCGCCCAGATCACCGCCGCCTATCAGAAGCTGGTCCGGATGACCGGCGCCACGCTGTCGCTGCAGGAGTTCGCCGCTCTCTATGCCCACGACCCGGGCAAGAAGCGGCCCAAGACCCCCAAGGCGATGGACGACGCCTTCCGAACCGGTGTGAGCCCGGCAGAGCTGGCGGTGTGGGCCGAGGTCGAGCAATGGAACAGGGCCGAGGCCACCATTCTGGAGCAGGAGCTGTTCGCCAACCGCAAGCGGCTGTCCGACGCCGAGCGGGCGCTCCAGGTGAAGGAGACGAAGAAGGCCCGCGAGGACGTGCGGATTGCCGGCAACAAGATCGAGCGGGCCAAGGCGCGGCTGGCGGATCTGCAGCGCGTTGAGCCGAAGAACCGTGACAGCCGCATCTTTCCCGGCGTCTATGCCCCGGTGATCGTTTCCGAGGCAGGGAAGCTGGTCATCAAGCCGATGCGCTACCAGTGCCGGCTGGCCGGGAAGCCGGCCAACTACGACCAGCGCTTCCCCGGCACCTACAACGCCCGTCGCGACAGCCTTGAGAAGTTCTGGGCGCCGGCGTTCGGCCACACCCACGGGCTGATGGTGGTGGACACGTTCTACGAGAACGTCGAGGGGCCGGACGGGAAGAACCAGGTGGTGCAGTTCACGCCGCGCACTGGCGAGCCCATGCTGGTAGCGTGCCTGTGGTCGCACTGGAAGGATCCGGCCGGCAAAGAGCCTGATCTACTGTCGTTCGCCGCGATCACGGACGACCCTGAGCCCGAGGTGGCCGCGGCCGGCCACGACCGGACCATCATCAACATCAAGCCGGAGCACGTGGACGCCTGGCTCAACCCTGACCCGGCGGACCTGGCCTCGCTGTACCGGATCTTTGACGACAAGCGGCACCCGTTCTACGAGCACCGCTTGGCCGCATGA
- a CDS encoding type 4 pilus major pilin: MKPSQLNHAVLCELRHQHRQRGISLIEVMLAVGAMTLLSGAAFAIYQSSANNADVRAEQANIHTIARNADMTYGALGSYAGLTTAQAIADRVPPVSMNSGVGLMSRWAQPVILEPATIDGRPNAGLKIVYHAVPTRACLKLAAAASEGMYDLEIGDTSVFHRSNNGRPTVLDIQAATQQCRNPAQLAFTYYGGATGLSAQVLTPVALPTPPPTSAPPPPAPVVAPPPVAVTPPAPSPGCAAAPTAPATGTTPAGQTCSFIWNSVAAPACWAPLALCVPIAAQPPIPTAPPAPPAVTPPIVPPVITPVCSAPLPLSESAAQTGVCPSGTLTISGANSFPQTRTRTTTYSCPDPFASPTALTGPWSAWLPAAASMCAPECTSAPPTSVAITRAAPAESQNVGCPAGQAGQHWRQRNRVENGTRTTSWSCPAATGSPVSSTSESWSGTYTASSGWVTTSNTCTPPAPPARTYPTYTGKSWISWGDGGLYGWGVFCSVSQFLADGFHCTQSVNTNDDATFSGGLARPQEQALTPERRTCVAALKQKLTPMPGFGSPSTGPVSWPTECACEVVGAGSAFYWQTVGASDWSAFEFQCQ, from the coding sequence ATGAAGCCTTCACAACTAAATCATGCGGTTCTCTGTGAACTGAGACACCAACATCGGCAACGTGGCATCTCATTGATCGAGGTGATGCTGGCAGTAGGCGCTATGACACTACTTTCCGGTGCGGCTTTCGCTATCTATCAGTCATCGGCAAACAACGCAGATGTTCGCGCGGAACAAGCGAATATTCACACCATTGCTCGAAATGCAGACATGACGTATGGAGCGCTCGGCTCCTATGCGGGACTGACAACCGCTCAGGCTATTGCCGACCGCGTTCCACCCGTTTCAATGAACTCTGGCGTTGGCCTAATGAGCCGATGGGCGCAACCCGTTATTCTTGAGCCTGCCACCATTGATGGTCGCCCCAACGCAGGGTTGAAGATTGTTTACCACGCGGTTCCAACGCGTGCGTGCCTAAAGCTAGCTGCTGCAGCAAGTGAAGGCATGTATGACCTGGAAATAGGCGATACATCCGTCTTCCATCGAAGCAACAATGGTCGTCCGACTGTATTGGACATCCAAGCCGCGACTCAACAATGCAGGAATCCAGCGCAGCTCGCGTTCACATACTACGGCGGCGCTACTGGCCTGTCAGCGCAAGTTCTCACACCCGTTGCACTGCCAACGCCCCCTCCAACATCAGCTCCGCCACCACCGGCGCCGGTGGTGGCGCCACCGCCCGTAGCTGTTACTCCACCGGCTCCATCTCCTGGCTGCGCAGCGGCTCCCACGGCTCCAGCCACAGGAACGACACCTGCGGGTCAAACGTGTTCGTTTATTTGGAATTCGGTAGCGGCTCCTGCTTGCTGGGCTCCGCTGGCGTTATGCGTGCCAATCGCCGCTCAACCTCCAATTCCAACCGCACCACCGGCACCACCCGCCGTCACTCCTCCTATTGTCCCTCCCGTCATCACACCCGTCTGCTCAGCGCCTTTACCGTTGAGCGAAAGCGCGGCGCAAACGGGCGTTTGTCCTTCAGGCACTCTCACCATCAGTGGCGCCAATTCTTTTCCGCAGACCCGCACCCGCACTACGACGTATTCATGCCCCGACCCGTTCGCAAGCCCAACAGCACTGACGGGACCATGGTCAGCCTGGTTACCGGCAGCAGCAAGTATGTGTGCTCCCGAATGCACGTCTGCGCCGCCAACCAGCGTTGCAATCACGCGCGCCGCGCCAGCAGAGAGCCAGAACGTGGGTTGCCCGGCCGGGCAGGCAGGTCAGCACTGGCGACAACGCAACCGCGTTGAGAACGGCACGCGCACCACGTCCTGGTCCTGCCCGGCCGCGACCGGATCCCCGGTGTCGAGCACCTCGGAGAGCTGGAGCGGCACCTACACGGCATCCAGTGGTTGGGTTACCACCTCCAACACCTGCACGCCCCCGGCACCTCCGGCAAGAACCTATCCGACCTACACCGGGAAATCGTGGATTTCCTGGGGCGACGGTGGGCTTTACGGCTGGGGCGTGTTCTGCTCGGTGTCGCAGTTCCTCGCTGACGGATTTCACTGCACGCAGAGCGTTAATACCAACGATGACGCGACGTTTTCGGGTGGCCTCGCGAGGCCTCAAGAACAGGCATTGACGCCAGAGCGCCGGACCTGCGTCGCCGCACTTAAACAGAAGCTGACACCAATGCCTGGATTTGGCTCCCCAAGCACCGGGCCAGTTAGTTGGCCGACAGAGTGCGCCTGTGAGGTGGTCGGAGCTGGCTCGGCGTTCTACTGGCAGACCGTGGGCGCATCGGACTGGTCAGCCTTCGAGTTCCAATGCCAGTAA
- a CDS encoding coiled-coil domain-containing protein, which yields MQARKLTLVEIGVGGLPSASPVAPRFSTWFPVPFKAPDVPPANGVNPTPVADGVVLEWDAVDLEGVIYVISRSESQDGPWTEIHRTTETRYVYSDGSGKTWWFQITPTVRGKAGTGTVVGVVPPTTSKDLAEQQAKLAAEISARIQAIADEAAARAAGLAQTAQDLVAEALLRQQGVTEAMQAISAEAQARIDALLNEKMAREAAISREEQLRQSADESLARAVSEVAAGSGTQFDSIKLWPFNQTIEGWTGNGAPTLVDGWLRPANHATAPWVQSPVALAVDGSAYRFVKLRVKRVGSPAWGGSLQWITTTDQAWSTQKRAVIPEPAWDASGVATVDVQDIAWWPATVDAIRLQLGTEQSVANYFLIDYVAVGRPQPGASMAVVQAETEARISADAAEAAQRNTLAVQIRGNYTGSDPLQLTSGLAYEELKARVAADAAQVRRISTMEARMPAGEGALATAASVTSLEEATATTTGALAQSITTINASLPAIIDQGNNNAQAISDLSTKVTQHDETITSQAGLITALRSDVTDLAGTTAANTTALQQLTTRVTTAEDKIETTSQQITQLQTGVDGVNAKADANSAAIQGLTATVTQQGQKLEATAQDLTSLKTQVGDVNATAFNQLQTTVIQQGTTLDATAQDLTQLRTQVGDVNAAAVNQLKTQVQQDGVKIDANAQAIQGLQVKVDDYPDAAVMQSMEASIDQLGGGNLLPNATFTSGLDGWPNYWAPEDTRGLTWWTSTSSQDAGVPIGSTALITAGTPDRAGSLLQWCNAITAEVGKWYMASAYASGNRYVQVALEFMDANGNSLGASRSPEAGTPGGGQHLSSYSRHYVKMKAPPGTTRVWMFLITRWTSPVATFTRWVRPMLAEATESQGAPGPWSAGGMESMASWSINVRTDGKVGGLRVASTNGVAAFDVLADVFRVSSPSGGMRTEYSDGNWRVYDQNGRLRMRWGVVP from the coding sequence ATGCAAGCAAGGAAACTCACGCTGGTGGAAATCGGCGTGGGCGGGCTGCCGTCCGCGTCACCGGTGGCACCGCGCTTTTCCACGTGGTTCCCGGTGCCCTTCAAGGCGCCGGACGTGCCGCCGGCGAATGGGGTCAATCCCACGCCGGTGGCCGACGGCGTTGTCCTCGAATGGGATGCCGTCGATCTGGAGGGCGTGATCTACGTCATCTCGCGCAGCGAGAGCCAGGACGGCCCTTGGACGGAGATTCACCGCACCACCGAGACGCGCTACGTCTATAGCGACGGCAGCGGCAAGACGTGGTGGTTCCAGATCACCCCGACCGTTCGCGGCAAGGCAGGCACCGGAACCGTGGTGGGCGTTGTTCCGCCCACCACTTCGAAGGACCTGGCCGAACAGCAGGCCAAGCTGGCGGCGGAGATCAGTGCCCGCATCCAAGCGATCGCAGACGAGGCGGCTGCTCGCGCCGCCGGCCTGGCGCAGACGGCACAGGACTTGGTCGCCGAGGCCCTGCTGCGGCAGCAGGGCGTGACCGAAGCCATGCAGGCGATCAGCGCCGAGGCCCAGGCCCGGATCGATGCACTGCTGAACGAGAAGATGGCGCGCGAGGCGGCGATCAGCCGCGAAGAGCAGCTGCGGCAAAGCGCCGATGAATCGTTGGCGCGCGCGGTGTCGGAGGTCGCGGCCGGCAGCGGAACGCAATTCGACAGCATCAAGCTCTGGCCGTTCAATCAGACCATTGAAGGGTGGACGGGCAACGGTGCGCCCACCCTCGTGGATGGCTGGCTGCGGCCCGCCAACCATGCCACTGCGCCCTGGGTGCAGTCGCCGGTGGCCTTGGCCGTCGACGGCAGCGCCTATCGATTCGTCAAGCTGCGCGTGAAGCGTGTGGGCAGCCCGGCGTGGGGCGGATCCCTACAGTGGATCACGACCACGGATCAGGCATGGAGCACGCAGAAGCGCGCCGTCATCCCGGAGCCGGCGTGGGACGCCAGCGGAGTGGCCACCGTGGACGTGCAGGACATTGCCTGGTGGCCGGCTACGGTCGACGCTATTCGCCTGCAGCTGGGCACCGAGCAATCGGTGGCCAACTACTTCCTGATCGACTACGTCGCCGTCGGACGCCCGCAGCCTGGGGCGTCCATGGCGGTGGTTCAGGCCGAAACGGAGGCCCGGATCTCGGCCGATGCTGCCGAGGCCGCCCAGCGCAACACGCTGGCGGTGCAGATCCGAGGCAACTACACCGGCTCGGACCCGCTCCAGTTGACCTCTGGCCTGGCGTACGAGGAGCTGAAGGCCCGCGTTGCGGCAGATGCCGCGCAGGTGCGGCGCATCAGCACCATGGAGGCCAGGATGCCCGCGGGGGAGGGGGCGCTTGCTACTGCTGCGTCGGTCACATCGCTCGAGGAAGCCACGGCGACCACAACCGGTGCGCTGGCGCAGTCGATCACGACCATCAATGCCTCGCTGCCGGCGATCATTGACCAGGGCAACAACAACGCTCAGGCGATATCGGATCTCAGCACCAAGGTTACCCAGCATGACGAGACGATCACGTCGCAAGCAGGGCTGATCACCGCTTTACGCAGCGATGTGACCGATTTGGCTGGAACAACTGCGGCTAACACCACCGCCTTGCAGCAGCTGACGACGCGCGTCACGACCGCCGAGGACAAGATAGAGACGACCTCGCAGCAGATCACCCAGCTGCAGACCGGCGTTGATGGGGTGAATGCCAAGGCAGATGCCAATTCCGCTGCAATCCAGGGGCTCACCGCGACGGTCACTCAACAGGGCCAGAAACTGGAGGCGACGGCTCAGGACTTGACCAGCCTGAAGACGCAGGTTGGCGACGTGAACGCAACCGCGTTCAACCAGCTGCAGACCACGGTGATCCAGCAGGGGACCACGCTGGATGCTACCGCTCAGGATTTGACTCAGCTGAGAACCCAGGTTGGCGACGTGAACGCGGCCGCGGTGAACCAGCTGAAGACTCAGGTGCAGCAGGACGGGGTCAAGATCGACGCGAACGCCCAGGCGATCCAAGGCCTCCAGGTGAAGGTGGATGACTACCCAGATGCGGCTGTGATGCAGAGCATGGAAGCCAGCATTGATCAACTGGGTGGCGGTAACCTCCTGCCGAACGCCACGTTCACCTCTGGCCTTGACGGTTGGCCCAACTACTGGGCGCCGGAGGACACTCGCGGCCTGACTTGGTGGACCTCGACTAGCTCGCAGGACGCCGGTGTTCCGATTGGCAGCACGGCCCTCATCACGGCCGGCACGCCGGACCGCGCGGGATCGTTGCTTCAGTGGTGCAACGCCATCACGGCGGAGGTGGGTAAGTGGTACATGGCTTCGGCGTATGCCTCAGGCAACCGATACGTCCAGGTGGCGTTGGAGTTCATGGATGCCAACGGCAACAGCTTGGGGGCCTCGCGTTCGCCCGAAGCCGGCACGCCCGGCGGTGGGCAGCATCTGTCCAGCTATAGCCGGCACTACGTGAAGATGAAGGCACCGCCGGGCACAACTCGCGTCTGGATGTTCCTCATCACCCGTTGGACCTCGCCGGTTGCGACGTTCACCCGTTGGGTGCGTCCGATGTTGGCAGAGGCCACTGAGTCGCAGGGAGCGCCGGGCCCGTGGTCCGCTGGCGGTATGGAGAGCATGGCGTCCTGGTCTATCAACGTCCGCACGGACGGCAAGGTGGGTGGCCTGAGGGTCGCCAGCACCAACGGTGTGGCTGCGTTCGACGTGCTGGCTGACGTGTTCCGTGTGTCGTCACCGAGCGGCGGTATGCGCACGGAGTACAGCGACGGAAACTGGCGTGTTTACGACCAGAACGGGCGTCTGCGTATGCGATGGGGCGTAGTGCCGTGA
- a CDS encoding KAP family P-loop NTPase fold protein, whose product MNSLLKKPDQPHISETDAWKDDPFDRKRDAEMLSRLIASSVTDPLVLSLQAPWGSGKTTFLKRLQVHIKNEFAIPSISIDAWKNDESQDPLLTIISEIKLSLERKATQAKSSEIKGAFGKTITAIADKGSKLVMPAVAIAAELMLPGAGIGTAAAGVGDLGERLLDAQDERRRAEPNFREALAEARDLLARRKKNGPVLPILLIIDELDRCRPDYAIKMLERIKHYFDIPGVTFLIATDRGNLPSAVRTVYGAHVEGELYLRKFFDYEFHLSAPCVNTYAKHVIARHLMPNVEPLERREFRKFPCYLSNLSDFMNEIPRDELDKGEYLEHFPAMVSAMKLSLRDTGQALTMLTAFVHSRDKNGATIPAVDCFVSCLRFGYPEGFRLLIEESELYIPTTSDPQWLQEMYGRLRKTEQWDALKGFFNKASLMTGASLSQRNRYEEEITEQWHSVLGGLGRTLISGAEQCYRAITAIRVRDADNVNPWAYAREFVRLTPPISTIGGTVSQQS is encoded by the coding sequence ATGAACTCATTGTTGAAGAAGCCAGACCAGCCCCACATTTCAGAAACGGATGCCTGGAAGGATGATCCATTTGACAGAAAGAGGGATGCAGAGATGCTGTCGCGATTAATCGCATCAAGCGTCACAGATCCACTGGTCTTGTCGCTTCAGGCTCCTTGGGGATCTGGAAAGACAACCTTTCTAAAGAGGCTCCAAGTACACATAAAGAACGAATTCGCCATACCATCAATCTCCATCGACGCGTGGAAGAATGACGAATCCCAAGACCCTTTGTTGACGATCATTTCAGAGATAAAGTTATCTTTGGAGAGGAAGGCGACCCAAGCGAAAAGCTCGGAGATTAAAGGCGCCTTCGGAAAAACCATCACTGCAATTGCCGACAAAGGCTCAAAGTTGGTCATGCCTGCTGTTGCGATTGCAGCTGAGCTCATGCTCCCTGGAGCAGGGATCGGAACTGCTGCAGCTGGCGTAGGAGACTTGGGGGAACGCCTGCTTGATGCGCAAGACGAAAGGCGTAGAGCAGAACCAAATTTCCGAGAAGCGTTAGCTGAAGCCCGAGACCTACTAGCACGACGGAAAAAGAACGGTCCGGTGCTGCCGATACTCCTCATCATCGATGAGCTAGACAGGTGTCGTCCCGACTATGCAATTAAGATGCTCGAGAGAATCAAACACTACTTTGATATTCCGGGCGTAACCTTCCTTATAGCGACAGATCGCGGAAACCTTCCTTCAGCTGTTCGGACTGTTTACGGGGCACACGTCGAAGGAGAGCTTTATCTCAGGAAGTTCTTTGACTACGAGTTTCACTTGTCAGCGCCTTGCGTCAACACTTATGCGAAGCATGTAATCGCCAGGCACCTCATGCCCAATGTGGAACCACTGGAGCGAAGGGAATTTCGCAAATTCCCTTGCTACCTCTCCAACTTATCCGATTTCATGAATGAAATACCTAGGGATGAACTCGACAAAGGCGAATACCTAGAGCACTTCCCGGCCATGGTCTCAGCAATGAAATTGAGTTTGCGAGACACCGGCCAAGCATTGACCATGCTTACGGCGTTCGTTCACTCTAGAGACAAAAACGGAGCAACCATCCCCGCGGTGGACTGCTTCGTATCTTGCCTTCGATTTGGATATCCAGAGGGCTTTAGACTGTTGATTGAAGAATCTGAGCTATATATTCCAACAACCTCTGACCCGCAATGGCTGCAGGAGATGTATGGCCGTCTCCGCAAAACCGAACAGTGGGATGCACTGAAGGGATTCTTCAACAAGGCCAGCCTGATGACAGGGGCATCTCTCTCACAGCGCAATCGCTACGAAGAGGAGATCACCGAGCAGTGGCATAGCGTTCTTGGTGGCCTGGGCCGCACTTTGATCTCTGGCGCCGAGCAATGCTACCGAGCGATAACGGCCATCAGAGTCCGAGACGCAGACAACGTCAATCCATGGGCATACGCGCGAGAGTTCGTTCGATTGACTCCCCCCATCAGCACCATCGGCGGTACAGTGTCCCAACAGTCCTGA
- a CDS encoding tyrosine-type recombinase/integrase: MRRWGYIKGYPTAPTEAIPPMPLTDAAIRRAKPSDKPQKITDGGGLYLYLTPTGARSWRWKYRIAGKEKLLSIGLYPDVSLARAREARDEARRLLARGVDPGAQKKAAALAHSALGSDSFETIANEWLATRPWVPSYAEKVEAWMKNDVFPWIGSRSVGELTAPDFLRVARRIEDRGAIESAHRIMQNCGQIMRYAVATGRAERNPVADLKGALAPPKEAHHAAITDPVQLGGLLRSIEAYSGSAITRSALRLAPLVFLRPGELRHAEWEEFDLDAAVWTIPASKMKMRAAHLVPLSRQALQILEDIKPITGRHKWVFSGARDSKRPMSENAVTAALRNMGYDRTMMTGHGFRATARTILDEVLHFRPDIIEHQLAHAVKDPNGRAYNRTSHLQERVRMMQVWADYLDGLRDGNVVKLRAG; this comes from the coding sequence ATGAGACGGTGGGGGTATATCAAGGGGTATCCGACCGCACCCACTGAAGCGATACCCCCAATGCCTCTGACCGACGCAGCCATCAGGCGCGCCAAGCCCAGCGACAAGCCGCAGAAGATCACCGACGGTGGCGGCCTGTACCTCTACCTCACCCCGACCGGTGCACGCAGCTGGCGCTGGAAGTACCGCATCGCCGGCAAGGAGAAGCTGCTGTCGATCGGCCTGTACCCGGATGTCTCCTTGGCGCGCGCCCGCGAGGCCCGCGACGAAGCCCGCCGGCTGCTGGCCCGAGGCGTCGACCCGGGTGCGCAGAAGAAGGCTGCCGCCCTCGCCCACTCCGCCCTAGGCTCGGACAGCTTCGAGACCATCGCCAATGAGTGGCTGGCCACACGCCCCTGGGTGCCCAGCTATGCGGAGAAGGTCGAAGCCTGGATGAAGAATGACGTATTCCCGTGGATCGGGTCGCGTTCCGTAGGTGAACTCACCGCTCCTGACTTCCTTCGGGTAGCCCGTCGCATCGAGGACCGCGGCGCGATCGAATCCGCGCACCGGATCATGCAGAACTGCGGCCAGATCATGCGGTACGCCGTGGCCACCGGCCGCGCCGAGCGGAACCCCGTTGCGGACCTGAAGGGAGCGCTCGCGCCACCCAAGGAGGCCCACCACGCGGCGATTACCGACCCCGTGCAGCTGGGTGGCCTACTGCGCTCCATCGAGGCATACAGCGGATCTGCCATCACCCGGTCGGCGCTGCGGCTGGCGCCGCTGGTGTTCCTGCGTCCTGGAGAACTGCGGCATGCGGAATGGGAGGAATTCGACCTCGACGCGGCCGTGTGGACCATCCCTGCCAGCAAGATGAAAATGCGTGCGGCACATCTGGTGCCGCTGTCCAGGCAGGCGCTGCAGATCCTGGAGGACATTAAGCCGATCACCGGCCGGCACAAGTGGGTGTTCTCTGGCGCCCGCGACTCCAAACGCCCGATGTCGGAGAACGCCGTTACCGCAGCGCTGCGCAACATGGGCTACGACCGCACGATGATGACCGGCCACGGCTTCCGCGCGACAGCTCGCACCATTCTGGACGAAGTCCTGCACTTCCGCCCGGACATCATCGAGCACCAGCTTGCGCACGCGGTGAAGGATCCCAACGGCCGGGCCTACAACCGCACATCGCACCTGCAGGAGCGCGTGCGCATGATGCAGGTCTGGGCGGATTACCTCGACGGCCTGCGCGATGGCAATGTGGTGAAGCTGCGGGCCGGATGA
- a CDS encoding helix-turn-helix domain-containing protein, translating into MPFLLPRMPAPLPTTTALGQRLRAARAAKGWTQAQLGELLMGVDDPNTTAPRISRYERGLHKPDLETIEKLAELLDLPAAYFLAASDVVAEAILVLTQLDARKQKEALALLKSLAPASK; encoded by the coding sequence ATGCCCTTCTTGCTGCCCCGAATGCCCGCGCCGTTACCAACAACCACTGCTCTTGGCCAACGCCTCCGCGCCGCACGCGCAGCCAAGGGCTGGACTCAGGCCCAGCTAGGGGAACTATTGATGGGAGTGGATGACCCAAACACCACTGCGCCCCGCATCAGCAGGTATGAGAGGGGCCTTCATAAGCCTGATCTGGAGACCATTGAGAAGCTCGCGGAGCTTCTGGATCTCCCAGCCGCTTACTTCCTTGCTGCCTCTGACGTGGTTGCGGAGGCAATCTTGGTGCTGACACAGCTTGATGCCCGAAAACAGAAAGAAGCACTGGCGCTTCTAAAAAGCCTCGCCCCCGCTAGCAAGTGA